The following proteins come from a genomic window of Leishmania donovani BPK282A1 complete genome, chromosome 4:
- a CDS encoding 60S ribosomal protein L10, putative: MARRPSRCYRFCKNKPYPKSRFCRGVPDPKIRNFDIGRRRATVDEFPVCIHVVSRELEQIASEALEAARIQANKYMVKRANKDVFHMRTRAHPFHVLRINKMLSCAGADRLQTGMRGAFGKPNGVCARVRIGQILLSMRTKEAYVPQAFEALRRAKMKFPGRQIIVMSKYWGFTNILRTEYEALRDAGKLEQRGTHCKLIAPKGKITMRNVMA, translated from the coding sequence ATGGCCCGCCGTCCGTCCCGCTGCTACCGGTTCTGCAAGAACAAGCCGTACCCGAAGTCGCGCTTCTGCCGTGGTGTGCCGGATCCGAAGATCCGCAACTTCGACATTGGCCGACGTCGCGCCACCGTCGATGAGTTCCCGGTGTGCATCCACGTCGTGTCCCGCGAGCTGGAGCAGATCGCGTccgaggcgctggaggctgCCCGCATTCAGGCCAACAAGTACATGGTGAAGCGTGCCAACAAGGACGTGTTTCACATGCGCACCCGCGCCCACCCCTTCCATGTGCTGCGCATCAACAAGATGCTCtcgtgcgccggcgccgatcgTCTGCAGACCGGCATGCGTGGTGCCTTCGGTAAGCCGAacggcgtgtgcgctcgCGTCCGCATTGGCCAGATCCTGCTGTCCATGCGCACCAAGGAGGCGTACGTGCCGCAGGCCTTCGAGgccctgcgccgcgccaagATGAAGTTCCCCGGCCGCCAGATCATCGTCATGTCCAAGTACTGGGGCTTCACCAACATCCTCCGCACCGAGTACGAGGCTCTGCGCGACGCCGGCAagctcgagcagcgcggTACCCACTGCAAGCTGATCGCCCCCAAGGGCAAGATCACGATGCGCAACGTGATGGCGTAA
- a CDS encoding nascent polypeptide associated complex subunit-like protein, copy 2, whose translation MRMYCSAFVCFRDHVGEEALTCACMLSVFLHRRPPPRSHPRFILSLLCRIPFMNAPGACAGRCVDALLQACIDSHSFSSTASRAHHHHHHTLSITMSVEEAQNAAAMADEEIPTLEAAEVPQNAKQSKRYAKAMAKMGLKPEPNITKVTIRKVGSLSFAMVQPEVYRFPGTNTFVIFGEAQLED comes from the coding sequence ATGCGTATGTATTGTTCCGCCTTTGTTTGTTTCCGCGATCATGTTGGTGAGGAAGCACTCACTTGCGCGTGCATGCTGAGCGTcttcctccaccgccgcccccccccccgctctcATCCCCGCTTCatcctttctctcctttgCCGCATCCCTTTCATGAACGCGCCTGGTGCATGTGCCGGTCGGTGTGTCGACGCTTTATTGCAGGCTTGCATCGACTCACATTCCTTTTCGAGCACAGCAtcacgcgcgcaccaccaccaccaccacacactcTCTATCACCATGTCCGTTGAGGAGGCCCAgaacgcggcggcgatggccgaCGAGGAGATCCCGACGCTCGAGGCGGCTGAGGTGCCACAGAACGCGAAGCAGTCGAAGCGCTACGCCAAGGCCATGGCCAAGATGGGCCTCAAGCCGGAGCCCAACATCACGAAGGTCACCATTCGCAAGGTTGGCTCCCTGTCCTTCGCCATGGTGCAGCCAGAGGTGTACCGCTTCCCTGGCACCAACACCTTCGTCATCTtcggcgaggcgcagctggaggac
- a CDS encoding nascent polypeptide associated complex subunit-like protein, copy 1, with amino-acid sequence MSVEEAQNAAAMADEEIPTLEAAEVPQNAKQSKRYAKAMAKMGLKPEPNITKVTIRKVGSLSFAMVQPEVYRFPGTNTFVIFGEAQLEDTSALAQEAAARAAVSGAASASSDAAASVPAAEEDDDEEVDAGDLDEKEINVVMSQANVSRNKAIKALKNNNGDIVNTIMELTM; translated from the coding sequence ATGTCCGTTGAGGAGGCCCAgaacgcggcggcgatggccgaCGAGGAGATCCCGACGCTCGAGGCGGCTGAGGTGCCACAGAACGCGAAGCAGTCGAAGCGCTACGCCAAGGCCATGGCCAAGATGGGCCTCAAGCCGGAGCCCAACATCACGAAGGTCACCATTCGCAAGGTTGGCTCCCTGTCCTTCGCCATGGTGCAGCCAGAGGTGTACCGCTTCCCTGGCACCAACACCTTCGTCATCTtcggcgaggcgcagctggaggacaCGAGTGCGCTAGCGCAGGAGGCTGCTGCCCGCGCTGCCGTGTCTGGTGCCGCGTCGGCTTCCtctgacgccgctgcatctgtgccggcggcggaggaagatgacgacgaggaggtggacgccGGCGACCTGGACGAGAAGGAGATCAACGTGGTGATGAGCCAGGCGAACGTGTCTCGCAACAAGGCCATCAAGGCGCTcaagaacaacaacggcgACATCGTCAACACCATCATGGAGCTAACCATGTAG